A window from Cryptomeria japonica chromosome 1, Sugi_1.0, whole genome shotgun sequence encodes these proteins:
- the LOC131040359 gene encoding putative receptor protein kinase ZmPK1, which yields MESAGWENSVRFILRLWLASVLIYTSVVAGQDTNGLDRLRLGYSSLSPQARETILLSPDGIFSAGFYNVGINAYCLAVWYSRKPKPKTVVWMANRDQPVNGRDSSLRFLNDGDLLLVDAGGIPIWRTDTKGVGVKEALLLTTGNLVLRSDSEQIVWQSFDFPTDTLLPEQTFTKNSKLISRIELGNYKSGYYRFYFNDDNYLGLIYQGLNLSSKYWPPQPNTAYGVFDIGRTTYNITRLASLDQFGGFISSDMFSFNASDYGEAPLRRLTLDIDGNLRLYSLDSQNLTWAITWIALTKQCNVHGLCGFNGVCTYTPEPKCICPPGFEMEDSTDWFKGCRLIQKLSCAPNNAQFLRLPYTDYYGYERSGYAYGLSLQV from the coding sequence ATGGAATCTGCAGGATGGGAAAACTCTGTTCGTTTCATTCTCCGTCTATGGCTAGCCTCTGTGCTAATTTACACTTCCGTTGTCGCTGGCCAAGACACTAATGGACTCGACAGGCTGAGATTAGGATATTCTTCTCTCTCACCGCAAGCAAGAGAAACTATCCTGCTGTCTCCTGATGGCATATTTTCTGCTGGATTTTACAATGTGGGCATCAATGCCTATTGTTTGGCGGTATGGTATTCTCGTAAGCCCAAACCCAAGACAGTGGTGTGGATGGCCAACAGAGACCAACCGGTCAATGGACGGGATTCTTCTCTCCGTTTTCTAAACGATGGCGACCTCCTTCTGGTGGACGCAGGCGGAATCCCCATTTGGAGAACTGACACCAAAGGCGTCGGTGTTAAGGAAGCTCTGCTTCTCACCACAGGAAATCTGGTGTTGCGCAGTGATTCTGAACAAATAGTTTGGCAAAGCTTTGATTTTCCCACTGATACCCTCCTTCCCGAGCAGACATTCACAAAGAATAGTAAGCTTATCTCAAGAATAGAGTTGGGTAATTATAAATCTGGCTACTACCGCTTCTACTTCAACGATGACAATTACCTGGGGCTCATTTATCAAGGCCTGAATCTGTCCAGCAAGTATTGGCCGCCTCAACCGAATACTGCATATGGTGTATTTGACATCGGCAGAACTACTTATAACATTACTCGCCTGGCTTCTCTTGATCAATTCGGTGGCTTCATATCAAGCGATATGTTCAGTTTTAATGCCTCGGATTATGGAGAAGCCCCCCTCAGAAGATTGACACTGGATATTGATGGGAACCTGAGATTATACAGTCTGGACTCACAGAATCTCACCTGGGCGATAACGTGGATTGCTCTTACCAAACAATGCAACGTCCACGGCCTCTGTGGATTCAACGGTGTGTGCACATATACACCAGAGCCCAAGTGCATCTGCCCGCCTGGTTTTGAAATGGAAGACTCAACAGACTGGTTCAAAGGCTGCCGGCTCATTCAGAAACTCTCCTGCGCCCCAAATAATGCTCAGTTTCTCCGGCTTCCTTACACAGATTATTATGGTTACGAGCGGTCTGGCTATGCATATGGGTTATCGCTCCAAGTGTGA